The Trichosurus vulpecula isolate mTriVul1 chromosome 4, mTriVul1.pri, whole genome shotgun sequence genome contains a region encoding:
- the POGK gene encoding pogo transposable element with KRAB domain isoform X1 → MGEPSPGPRPEEWGGKGQDGWRAPSGQPRQPRRDMESTTFPLPFPLKEEEEEEEIQTKEIEDGPMDMQRVRICAEGGWVPALFDEVAIYFSDEEWEVLTEQQKALYREVMRMNYETVLSLEFPFPKPDVISQLEVEESPWVPYPQNSEDWKLQGGSFTGNEESDLKHPEWTPPLSITPHFPQPQHLENFAFHLPQDIPEMSEWTEGYPFFMAMGFPGYDLGIDDIASKFQLSRGIRRSYDAGFKLMVVDYAESTNNCQAAKQFGVLEKNVRDWRKVKMQLQNAHAMRRAFRGPKNGRFALVDQRVAEYVRQRQAKGDPITREAMQLKALEIAQEMNIPEKGFKASLGWCRRMMRRYDLSLRHKVPVPQHLPEDLTEKLITYQRSILALRKTHDYMVGQMGNADETPICLEVPSRVTVDNQGEKPVLVKTPGREKLKITAMLGVLADGRKLPPYIILRGTYIPPGKFPSGMEIRCHRYGWMTEDLMQDWLEVVWKRRTGAVPRQRGMLILNGYRGHATDSVKNSMETMDTDMVIIPGGLTSQLQVLDVVVYKPLNDSVRSQYSEWLLAGNLALSPTGNAKKPPLGLFLEWVMVAWNSISSDSIVQGFKKCHVSSSMDDADVLWELEGDLSGGGDPPREGEANSMTESN, encoded by the exons ATGGGGGAGCCCAGCCCGGGGCCTCGGCCcgaggagtggggaggaaagggacaAGATGGCTGGAGAGCTCCGAGCGGGCAGCCGCGGCAGCCGAGGCGCG ACATGGAGTCcaccaccttccccctcccctttcccctgaaagaagaggaagaagaggaagaaattcagaCCAAGGAAATAGAGGATGGACCCATGGATATGCAGAGAGTGAGGATCTGTGCAGAAGGTGGTTGG gtaCCAGCCCTGTTTGATGAGGTGGCCATATATTTCTCTGATGAGGAATGGGAAGTTTTAACTGAGCAACAAAAGGCACTCTACCGGGAGGTCATGAGAATGAATTATGAAACCGTATTGTCTCTGG AATTCCCATTTCCTAAACCAGATGTGATCTCTCAGTTGGAAGTTGAGGAAAGCCCTTGGGTTCCTTACCCTCAGAACTCTGAGGATTGGAAACTCCAGGGAGGCTCCTTCACAG GCAATGAAGAATCTGATCTAAAGCATCCAGAGTGGACCCCGCCATTGAGCATCACTCCTCATTTCCCCCAGCCTCAGCATCTTGAAAATTTCGCTTTCCATCTGCCCCAGGACATCCCAGAAATGTCCGAGTGGACTGAAGGGTACCCATTCTTCATGGCCATGGGTTTCCCAGGGTATGATCTGGGAATAGATGACATAGCAAGTAAGTTTCAGCTAAGTAGGGGGATCCGCCGGAGCTATGATGCAGGCTTCAAGTTAATGGTTGTGGATTATGCAGAAAGTACTAACAACTGCCAAGCTGCCAAGCAGTTCGGTGTGTTGGAGAAAAATGTCCGTGACTGGCGGAAAGTGAAGATGCAACTCCAGAACGCTCACGCAATGCGACGTGCTTTTCGAGGCCCTAAGAATGGAAGGTTTGCTCTGGTGGACCAGCGGGTGGCCGAGTACGTGAGGCAGAGGCAGGCCAAAGGAGACCCGATCACGAGAGAGGCAATGCAGCTCAAAGCCTTGGAAATTGCCCAGGAAATGAATATTCCCGAAAAGGGATTCAAAGCAAGCTTGGGATGGTGTCGTAGGATGATGAGGAGGTATGACCTCTCCTTGAGACATAAGGTACCTGTGCCCCAGCATTTGCCTGAGGACCTGACAGAGAAACTCATCACTTATCAGCGTAGCATCCTGGCCCTGCGAAAGACACATGATTACATGGTGGGGCAGATGGGCAACGCTGATGAGACTCCAATTTGTTTGGAGGTACCGTCTCGAGTGACTGTTGACAACCAAGGGGAAAAGCCTGTTTTGGTGAAGACCCCAGGCagggaaaaactgaaaatcaCAGCAATGCTTGGTGTCTTGGCTGATGGAAGAAAATTGCCTCCATATATCATTTTAAGGGGAACATATATCCCACCTGGAAAGTTCCCCAGTGGGATGGAAATTCGCTGCCATCGGTATGGATGGATGACGGAAGACTTGATGCAGGACTGGTTGGAGGTGGTGTGGAAACGTAGGACTGGAGCGGTGCCGAGGCAGCGGGGGATGCTGATCCTAAATGGTTATAGAGGCCATGCTACTGATTCTGTTAAAAACTCCATGGAAACTATGGATACAGACATGGTCATCATCCCAGGAGGCTTGACTTCTCAGCTACAAGTGCTAGATGTGGTAGTCTATAAACCTCTGAATGACAGTGTGCGTTCCCAGTATTCAGAGTGGCTCCTCGCTGGCAATCTTGCCCTCAGCCCAACTGGGAATGCCAAGAAGCCTCCCCTTGGCCTGTTTCTAGAGTGGGTCATGGTTGCGTGGAACAGCATCTCCAGTGATTCCATTGTCCAGGGATTCAAAAAGTGCCATGTCTCCAGCAGCATGGATGATGCGGATGTCCTGTGGGAACTAGAGGGTGACTTGTCGGGAGGAGGTGATCCCCCAAGAGAAGGTGAAGCTAACAGCATGACAGAGAGCAACTGA
- the POGK gene encoding pogo transposable element with KRAB domain isoform X2 — MESTTFPLPFPLKEEEEEEEIQTKEIEDGPMDMQRVRICAEGGWVPALFDEVAIYFSDEEWEVLTEQQKALYREVMRMNYETVLSLEFPFPKPDVISQLEVEESPWVPYPQNSEDWKLQGGSFTGNEESDLKHPEWTPPLSITPHFPQPQHLENFAFHLPQDIPEMSEWTEGYPFFMAMGFPGYDLGIDDIASKFQLSRGIRRSYDAGFKLMVVDYAESTNNCQAAKQFGVLEKNVRDWRKVKMQLQNAHAMRRAFRGPKNGRFALVDQRVAEYVRQRQAKGDPITREAMQLKALEIAQEMNIPEKGFKASLGWCRRMMRRYDLSLRHKVPVPQHLPEDLTEKLITYQRSILALRKTHDYMVGQMGNADETPICLEVPSRVTVDNQGEKPVLVKTPGREKLKITAMLGVLADGRKLPPYIILRGTYIPPGKFPSGMEIRCHRYGWMTEDLMQDWLEVVWKRRTGAVPRQRGMLILNGYRGHATDSVKNSMETMDTDMVIIPGGLTSQLQVLDVVVYKPLNDSVRSQYSEWLLAGNLALSPTGNAKKPPLGLFLEWVMVAWNSISSDSIVQGFKKCHVSSSMDDADVLWELEGDLSGGGDPPREGEANSMTESN; from the exons ATGGAGTCcaccaccttccccctcccctttcccctgaaagaagaggaagaagaggaagaaattcagaCCAAGGAAATAGAGGATGGACCCATGGATATGCAGAGAGTGAGGATCTGTGCAGAAGGTGGTTGG gtaCCAGCCCTGTTTGATGAGGTGGCCATATATTTCTCTGATGAGGAATGGGAAGTTTTAACTGAGCAACAAAAGGCACTCTACCGGGAGGTCATGAGAATGAATTATGAAACCGTATTGTCTCTGG AATTCCCATTTCCTAAACCAGATGTGATCTCTCAGTTGGAAGTTGAGGAAAGCCCTTGGGTTCCTTACCCTCAGAACTCTGAGGATTGGAAACTCCAGGGAGGCTCCTTCACAG GCAATGAAGAATCTGATCTAAAGCATCCAGAGTGGACCCCGCCATTGAGCATCACTCCTCATTTCCCCCAGCCTCAGCATCTTGAAAATTTCGCTTTCCATCTGCCCCAGGACATCCCAGAAATGTCCGAGTGGACTGAAGGGTACCCATTCTTCATGGCCATGGGTTTCCCAGGGTATGATCTGGGAATAGATGACATAGCAAGTAAGTTTCAGCTAAGTAGGGGGATCCGCCGGAGCTATGATGCAGGCTTCAAGTTAATGGTTGTGGATTATGCAGAAAGTACTAACAACTGCCAAGCTGCCAAGCAGTTCGGTGTGTTGGAGAAAAATGTCCGTGACTGGCGGAAAGTGAAGATGCAACTCCAGAACGCTCACGCAATGCGACGTGCTTTTCGAGGCCCTAAGAATGGAAGGTTTGCTCTGGTGGACCAGCGGGTGGCCGAGTACGTGAGGCAGAGGCAGGCCAAAGGAGACCCGATCACGAGAGAGGCAATGCAGCTCAAAGCCTTGGAAATTGCCCAGGAAATGAATATTCCCGAAAAGGGATTCAAAGCAAGCTTGGGATGGTGTCGTAGGATGATGAGGAGGTATGACCTCTCCTTGAGACATAAGGTACCTGTGCCCCAGCATTTGCCTGAGGACCTGACAGAGAAACTCATCACTTATCAGCGTAGCATCCTGGCCCTGCGAAAGACACATGATTACATGGTGGGGCAGATGGGCAACGCTGATGAGACTCCAATTTGTTTGGAGGTACCGTCTCGAGTGACTGTTGACAACCAAGGGGAAAAGCCTGTTTTGGTGAAGACCCCAGGCagggaaaaactgaaaatcaCAGCAATGCTTGGTGTCTTGGCTGATGGAAGAAAATTGCCTCCATATATCATTTTAAGGGGAACATATATCCCACCTGGAAAGTTCCCCAGTGGGATGGAAATTCGCTGCCATCGGTATGGATGGATGACGGAAGACTTGATGCAGGACTGGTTGGAGGTGGTGTGGAAACGTAGGACTGGAGCGGTGCCGAGGCAGCGGGGGATGCTGATCCTAAATGGTTATAGAGGCCATGCTACTGATTCTGTTAAAAACTCCATGGAAACTATGGATACAGACATGGTCATCATCCCAGGAGGCTTGACTTCTCAGCTACAAGTGCTAGATGTGGTAGTCTATAAACCTCTGAATGACAGTGTGCGTTCCCAGTATTCAGAGTGGCTCCTCGCTGGCAATCTTGCCCTCAGCCCAACTGGGAATGCCAAGAAGCCTCCCCTTGGCCTGTTTCTAGAGTGGGTCATGGTTGCGTGGAACAGCATCTCCAGTGATTCCATTGTCCAGGGATTCAAAAAGTGCCATGTCTCCAGCAGCATGGATGATGCGGATGTCCTGTGGGAACTAGAGGGTGACTTGTCGGGAGGAGGTGATCCCCCAAGAGAAGGTGAAGCTAACAGCATGACAGAGAGCAACTGA